A stretch of Halanaerobiaceae bacterium ANBcell28 DNA encodes these proteins:
- the hrcA gene encoding heat-inducible transcriptional repressor HrcA, whose product MVENVDDRKAKILRAIIHEHILTAEPVGSRTLAKSYELGVSSATIRNEMSDLEELGFIEQPYTSAGRVPSDKGYRFYVDSLIKSDEHDKSKINFKNFFDNYHYEKQGIQNIMNQMARMLSQITHYTSVVCEPKVVKNKIKQVQLMQIDNTSILIVLITDTGLVHNKIVRLKNRLNRKQIAYLNNFLSEELRNKNLEDINSGYLKGLEEELLSSLKISRELLELIYNGLTIVSKPDDFKLYLGGTSYILDQPEFNDIDSLKRVLNILDQEELLKELFAKMPNKELEVMIGHENDLADMHKCSIVFSTYSIGNKASGKIAVIGPRRMEYSKVMASVNTMSNLISKIISELSG is encoded by the coding sequence ATGGTTGAAAATGTTGATGATAGAAAAGCAAAAATACTTAGAGCAATAATACATGAACATATTTTGACTGCAGAACCCGTAGGATCTAGAACACTTGCCAAATCTTACGAATTAGGTGTAAGTTCAGCTACTATAAGAAATGAAATGTCTGATTTAGAAGAATTAGGATTTATAGAGCAACCATACACTTCTGCTGGTCGTGTTCCTTCTGATAAAGGTTATCGTTTTTATGTAGATAGCTTAATAAAAAGTGATGAACATGATAAATCTAAAATTAACTTTAAAAATTTTTTTGATAACTATCATTATGAGAAGCAGGGCATCCAAAATATTATGAATCAAATGGCTAGGATGTTATCACAAATAACACATTATACATCAGTAGTTTGTGAGCCAAAAGTAGTAAAAAATAAAATAAAACAAGTGCAATTGATGCAGATTGATAATACAAGTATATTAATTGTTTTAATAACAGATACAGGCCTGGTGCATAATAAGATTGTTAGGCTGAAAAATAGGCTAAACAGAAAACAAATAGCATATTTAAATAATTTTTTATCAGAAGAACTTAGAAACAAAAATTTAGAAGATATTAATTCTGGATATTTAAAAGGTTTAGAAGAAGAATTACTTAGTAGTCTGAAGATATCTCGTGAGTTATTAGAATTAATTTACAATGGCTTAACTATTGTATCAAAACCTGATGATTTTAAATTATATTTAGGAGGAACTTCATATATACTTGATCAACCTGAGTTTAATGATATTGATAGTTTAAAGAGGGTCTTGAATATTTTAGATCAAGAGGAGTTATTAAAAGAGTTGTTCGCAAAAATGCCTAATAAAGAATTGGAAGTAATGATAGGTCATGAAAATGATTTAGCAGATATGCATAAATGTAGTATAGTTTTTTCAACATATTCCATAGGTAATAAAGCTAGTGGAAAAATAGCTGTTATTGGTCCTAGAAGAATGGAATATTCTAAAGTTATGGCTTCTGTTAATA
- the hemW gene encoding radical SAM family heme chaperone HemW encodes MYKTKTNNVIDNKIKNLDFNIKLPLAIYLHVPFCEGKCRYCDFYSKNLSENKVERYIKALEIEIKARARILRETNDLDSKTKFKVNTIYIGGGTPSLLSSKDIKKIFLLLKENFSLSVSAEITIEANPNSLNREKSEAYKEIGINRISLGVQSFNDEELKFLGRRHNSIEALEKIEVLRKYFSNFNIDLIFAIPGQSKASWKDNLMRAISLNPKHISIYNLQIEEGTSLAQDLEKGKFEKADDSLDAEMYIMAKEILSQNGFTHYEISNFARTAKQSKHNRIYWELKPYLGLGPAAHSFTGKIRYQNYSSISKYYELLLENSLNIKSNISDLPTITEIKVLDSKELMSEKIFMGLRLLEGISLDDFAENFNISLLTVYKEEIQRLKELSLIKIMNRRLSLTKKGLLHANRVFMEFL; translated from the coding sequence ATGTATAAAACTAAAACTAATAATGTTATAGATAATAAAATAAAGAATTTAGATTTTAATATTAAGCTTCCTCTTGCTATTTACCTGCATGTCCCCTTTTGTGAGGGAAAATGCAGGTACTGTGATTTTTATTCTAAAAATCTTAGCGAAAATAAGGTTGAGAGATATATAAAAGCACTAGAAATTGAAATAAAAGCGAGAGCAAGAATTTTACGGGAAACAAATGATCTAGACAGTAAAACAAAATTTAAAGTAAATACAATATATATTGGTGGTGGAACACCATCTTTGTTAAGTAGTAAAGATATAAAAAAGATATTCTTATTATTAAAAGAAAATTTTTCTCTATCCGTTTCAGCTGAAATAACAATAGAGGCAAATCCCAATAGCTTAAATAGAGAGAAATCGGAAGCATACAAAGAAATTGGAATAAATCGTATTAGTTTAGGAGTTCAATCTTTTAATGATGAGGAATTAAAGTTCTTAGGGAGAAGGCATAACTCGATTGAGGCTTTAGAAAAAATAGAAGTACTTAGAAAATATTTTTCTAATTTTAATATAGATTTAATATTTGCTATACCTGGACAGAGTAAAGCAAGCTGGAAAGATAACCTTATGAGAGCAATTTCTTTAAATCCAAAGCATATTTCTATTTATAATTTGCAAATTGAAGAAGGTACAAGTTTAGCTCAGGATTTAGAGAAAGGAAAATTTGAAAAAGCAGATGATAGCCTGGATGCTGAAATGTATATAATGGCTAAAGAAATACTTAGTCAAAACGGCTTTACTCATTATGAGATCTCTAACTTTGCACGTACAGCTAAGCAATCAAAACACAATAGGATTTATTGGGAATTGAAACCGTATTTAGGATTAGGGCCAGCTGCACATAGTTTTACAGGAAAGATACGCTATCAAAATTATTCAAGTATAAGTAAATATTATGAACTCTTATTAGAAAATAGTTTAAATATAAAATCCAATATTAGTGACTTGCCCACAATTACAGAAATTAAAGTACTGGACAGTAAAGAGTTAATGTCAGAAAAGATTTTTATGGGCCTTCGTCTTCTAGAAGGTATATCTTTAGATGATTTCGCAGAAAATTTTAATATTAGCTTACTTACAGTATATAAAGAGGAAATCCAAAGATTAAAAGAGTTGTCATTGATTAAAATTATGAACAGGAGATTAAGTCTAACGAAAAAAGGATTGTTACACGCAAATAGAGTATTTATGGAATTTTTATAA